DNA sequence from the Streptomyces sp. HUAS 15-9 genome:
GCAGCGGCAAGTCGACGCTGCTGCGGGCGGTGGCCGGGCTCCAGCCGCTGGACCTCGGACGGGTGTCGCTGGACGGGCGCGACCAGGGCGGGGTCCCCGCGCACAAGCGCGGGGTGGGGCTGATGTTCCAGGACCATCAGCTGTTCCCGCAGCGGGACGTGGGTGGCAATGTGGCGTTCGGGCTGCGGATGCGCGGGGCGGCCAAGGGGGAACGGGACGCCCAGGTAGGGGAGTTGCTGGAGCTCGTGGGCCTTCCGGGCGCCGCCCGCCGGGCCGTCGCCGGGCTGTCCGGCGGTGAGCAGCAGCGGGTGGCGCTGGCGCGGGCCCTCGCGCCCCGGCCCCGGCTGCTGATGCTGGACGAGCCGCTCGGTCAGCTGGACCGCTCGCTGCGGGAGCGGCTGGTCGTCGAACTCCGGGAGCTCTTCGGCCGGTTGGGCACCACCGTGCTGGCCGTGACGCACGACCAGGGCGAGGCGTTCGCGCTCGCCGACCGGGTGGTGGTGATGCGGGACGGGCGCATCGCCCAGTCCGGAACGCCCCTCGAGGTCTGGCAGCGCCCGGCGGACGAGTTCGTGGCCCGCTTCCTCGGCTTCGACAACCTGGTGCCGGCGACGGTCGCGGGGGCGGCCGCGGTCACGCCGTGGGGCAAGCTCCCGGTGCCGCAGGACGCGCCGCAGGGTGCGTGCTCGCTGCTCGTACGGCCCGCCGGGGTGCGGCTCGTGGCGGCCGACGAGGGACTGCGCTGCACGGTGACCGCCCGCACCTTCAAGGGCACCCATGTCGCGGTCCATCTCCGGCCCGAGGACGACGGCCCGCGCCTTGAGGCGGCATGCGCGTTGCGGGCGGCGCCGGAGGTCGGGGCGGCGGTCGGGGTGGAGTTCGACCCGGCCGAGATCGTCGTACTCGGCTGATCATCTGCGCCCTGGAGAAGACCACGTTCGGCTGAACGGCCGAGGCCCGTCCCCCGGGGATACGGGGACGGGCCACGACGGTGTACGGGAGTGAAGTGAGGCGTCAGCGACCGTTGTTCGCCCCACGGCGGCGCATGCCGAAGAACACGGCACCGCCACCGATGACGACCAGGGCGGCCGCGATGCCGGCGATCAGACCGGTGTTGGAGTTCGCACCGGTCTCGGCGAGGTTCGAGTCACCGGCCGCCGGGGACGGCGCGTTGCTCGAGGTCTGTGCCGGGGCGGTGCTGGTGCTCTGAGAAGCCGACGGGGTCGGGGAGTCGGTCTCGGCCGGAGCGGACTTCGACGGCGACGGGGTGGCCGACGGGGTGGGGGTCGGGCTGTCCTCGGCCTTGCAGGCAGTGGACGGGGTGGTCAGGTTCGGCGCGATGTCCGCGTCGACCTGGTTGCCGGCCTTGACGTGGATACGGTACGTCGCGTTCGGCTTCCAGTCCTCGGCGAAGGTGACCGTGGTGCCTTCCTTGGAGCCCTTGATGTTCTCCGGCTTGCCGACCTTCTTGGCGTCGGCGCCGTTGTTCTCCAGGAACACGGTGACGACGGCCGGGGTACCGGAGCCGTCCTTGTCGGTGACGACGATGACGCCCTTGGAGCCGTCACAGGTGGCTTCGGCGGAGAACTCCTTGATGTCGCACGCGAGCGCGTTGCCGGCGAGGCCCAGCACCAGCGCGGCGGAAGCGGAGGCGACACCCAGGATGCGCACGGAACGTGCACTGCGGCGGGTTATGGACACGTTTGTCCTTTACGTATTGCACAACTGCGGGGGGTTGAGGGGCAGATGAAGCAGTGATGAGGTGAGGCTCCAGCGCCCCAGGTGACTCACAGGTTTATAAGCGCTCCATCGGCAGTGTCAATGCATATGCCGCCTACAGGTGTTGACTTTGCCCGCTCGTTAACCGCCGAGACGTTTCAACGCCTCCGGAGCCTCCTCGATCCGGTCAACCAGGGCGATTCCGGCCTCCATCCGCCGTTCCCCGGCGAGCGCTTGCGGCAACGGCCAGGCCGGCAGCCGCTCCGTCCAGTGCGCCCGGTCCACCAGCACCATCGGCGTGGGCTCGCCCCGCGACTCGTAGTAGTTGGGAGTCGCGTTGTCGAATATCTCCTGTACGGTCCCGGCGGCGCCCGGCAGGAACACCACGCCCCCGGTGGCGGGCCGGCAGGCCGTCCTCGCGGACGGAGTTGGCGAAGTACTTGGTGGGGGTACCCCCTGCTCGAACGAAGTTGAGAGCTTGGGGGAGTGCGCGGCGAGGCGTTGGGCGGTTCATGGCCGTAGAACCAGGTGGGGATGCCCACGGAGCCCCCGCCGCCCGGCCGGCGGTCGCGCACCTCGAAGGCCGCGCGGGCCCAGTCGGTGACGGACGGCCGGAACGACGGTGCCTTGGCGAGGAGTTGCAGCGCCTCCGTCAGCATGTCGTCGTCGAACGGGGCGGCGTACGCGCCGAGGTTCGCCGCCTCCATGGCGCCCGGTCCGCCGCCGGTGGCCACCGTGAGACCGGTGCGCGCCAGCTCACGGCCGAGGCGGGCGGCGCCGCCGTAGGCCTCCGTGCCGCGGGCCATGGCGTGTCCGCCCTCCCCCACGCTCGAATCAGCTCGCGCGGGAGGTGCCCCCATCCCCCACCACCCGTGTGTCCACGAGGAGTTCGTCGAGCGCGTCGGAGACGGCGTCGTCGTGGACGGCGCGCGGCATGGAGGCGTACACGTCCCCGTCGGCCTTCGTCCGCTGGAACCAGCCGTAGGCCCGCGCGTCCGGAGTCGCCTCGTATCCGTTGTCGAGCGAGTCGAACAGTTCGTCGGGGGAGTAGACGAACCCCCGGTACGGGTCGAAGGGGAGGTCCGGTACGGGCGGGAACACCAGCGCGCCCGCCACCCGCACCCGGGCGGCGGCCTCGGGGTCCATCGGGCAGCCGAGGAAGACGGCCCCGGTGGAGTCGACGGAGAGCAGGGCGTCCGTACGGCCGGTCAGATCGACGGCCTGGACACGGAACCGGGCGAGCGAGCCGTGTCCGGCGACGACCTCGTCGAACTCGGCGGGCGACTCGATCTCATGGTCGTGGGCGGCACGGTCGGGCTGGGCGGGTGCCGGATGCACCCGCCCATGCCGGCACAGGCGTTCGGGGTGGCGAACCGGTATCCCGTCAGCCCTGCACCGCGGCCGGGTCCATCCACACGACCTCCCACGTGTGGCCGTCGAGGTCGTCGAAGGCGCGGCCGTACATGAAGCCCTGGTCCTGGGTCTCGCCGGTCGCCGAGCCGCCGGCCGCGATCGCCTTGTCGACCAGCTCGTCGACCTTCTCGCGGCTCTCGGCGCTCAGACAGATCAGCACCTCGCTGGTCTTCGTCGAGTCGGCGATCTCCTTCTTCGTGAAGTCGGCGTAGCGCTGCTTGCTCAGCAGCATCGCGATGATCGTGTCGCTGATCACGACGCAGGCGTTGTCGTCGGTGCTGAACTGCGGGTTGATCGAGTAGCCGAGCTCCGTGAAGAACTTCTTCGCGGCGTCGACGTCGTTGGTGGCCAGGTTCACGAAGATCATCTGCTGGTACATGCCGTTCTCTCCCTCGGGGGTCGTGCCGTTCGCAGGGGTAGACACCGGGCCGCCGGAGAAATCATCGGCGGTCCGCGAACTTTTTCCGCGGATTCTCAGTGGGCCAGCGGGAGCGCCGTCAGCTGCGCGGTCACCAGCGCGAGCGGGGCGAAGAGGGCGAGCAGGGCGCCCGCGCGCAGGGCGGCGGCGCTGCGCAGCATGCGCGCGGGCGCACCGAGACGGAGCAGGGCCGCGGTGGTGTCGGCGCGGGACTGCCTGGCCGCCACGGCCGCCGTGAACAGCGTGGCCGTGGTGCAGCCGGTGACCAGGAGGGTGCCGAGGACGGTCAGCGGGCCGAAGAAGGAGGGTACGGCGCCGCCGTACAGCGCGGTCATGGCGTACGTGCCCGACGCGACCGCGCAGACCACGCCCACGGGGCGGCCGATGCGGCCGGCCTCCGCCATGAGGACACGGCCGGCCAGGAGGCGGAGCGCTCCCGGGTGCGCCGCCTGCAGCAGGCGGCCGCACAGATGGGTGAGGCCCGGGGCGGCCAGGATCAGGCCCAGGGCCGTCAGGGCCCAGCCGGCCAGTACTCCGGCCGTACCGCCGACGGCGTCGCCGGGGAGGGCCACGGGGCCGGAGCGGCTCGTGTACGCCTCGACGGCGAGGCCGGCGGCGAGGACGGCGAAGCCCCAGGGGAGCCCGGCCGGGGAGCCGTGCGGGTCGGGAGCGAGGGTGCCGGTCCATCCCGGGGCGTGCGGCGCCGCCGCGTGGGGGTCGGTCTCGTGGTCCGGGTCGTGCGAGGTGCCGTCGGCCGGTGCGGGGACGCCCGTGGCCGGGGCGCCCGGTGCCGGGACGCTCGTGGCCGGGTGGGCGTCCGTGGCCGGGTGTGCGTCCGTCTCGGTGTTCCGGCCGCCCGGGGCCGGGCGGCGGCGCCGATCCTCAGGCGTGTGCCGAAGCGGCCGTACGCCCCGAAGGTCTCCCGCGATGCCGCGTGGCCGTACGACCCGAAGCGGCCGTCCCCGCGAGCGGTGCGGCCGGCCGCGGGGCGGGTGTCCCGGGGGCGCAGCGTGAAGGCCACCGCCGCGGACGCGATCCCCGGTACGAGTGCGAGCAGGGTGAGCGTGCCCGGCAGTGGGAGGGGCTCGCCTGCCGCCAGGAACTCCTTCGCGGCGCCGTCGAAGGGCATGCCGGTGAGGTCGCCGCGCAGATGGAGGAAGAGCAGCAGCGCCAGCATCGAGCCAAGGGCGCAGGACAGGGCCGTCGTGACCACGGAGATCGCCATCAGCCGGGCCGGGCCGAGACCGAGGGCCGAGAGGCCGGGGCGGGGTTTTGTGCCGGGGTCGGTGCGGGCGACCCCGACCGCGAGGTACACCGTGGCCGCCAGGGGCAGCGCGCACCAGGCCAGGCGCAGGGAGCCGGCGGCGGGGGCGGCGGGGGCGGCGGGGTCATCGGGGTGGCTCAGCGCGTAGCCGAGGGCGGCCAGGAGCAGGAAGCCCGTGCCCGCGGCGGCCGTGGCCACGAGGAGGCGGCGCAGCTGGACCGCGGGGTGGGCGACCCGGGTCAGGCGGAGAGCGAGCACGCGGCCCGGCCTTCCGTATCGGGCGCCGGAGGCAGATGCACGGTGTTCACGCGCCGCCCGTCCAGCAGGGACACCGTGCGGTCGGCGAGGGCCGCGGTCTCGGCGTCGTGCGTGGCCAGCACCACCGTGATGCCGTGCGAGCGGGCCGCCGTCATCAGCGTGCGCAGGACGTGGGAGCGGTCGGCGCGGTGCAGCGGCGCCGTCGGCTCGTCGGCGAACAGGACGGTCGGGGCGGGGGCCAGGGCGCGGGCGATGGAGGCGCGCTGCCGTTCGGCCTGGTGCAGTTGGTGCGGGCGCCTGCGGGCCTTGTCGCCGATGTCGAGACGCTCCAGCCACTCGAGGGCGGCGGTCTTGGCCCGGCGGCGGCTGGTGCCGCGCAGCATCAGGGGGAGGGCCGCGTTCTCCCAGACGTTCAGCTCGGGCAGGAGCAGCGGTGCCGGATCGATCCAGCTGAAGCGGTCCCGGCGCAGCCGCTCGCGGCCGACGGGGCCCATGCTGTGCAGGGGCACGCTGTTGAACCAGACCTCGCCGTGCCGCACCGGCACCAGGCCGGACAGACAGCGCAGCAGGGTGGTCTTGCCGCTGCCGCGCGGGCCGCTGACGGCGAGGATCTCGCCCTCCCGTACGCCGAGCGAGACGCCGGCGAGCGCGGGCGAGCCGTCGGGGTGCCGGTGGTGCAGGGAGCGTGCCCAGAGCACGTCGTTGTCCGGCGGGGCCTCCATGGCGTACACCTCGGTTCTGATCCGTTTTCCCGTGCTCGATCCCCCGTGAGGCCCCGTCGTCGCACGCCCGCCTGCCCTCCGGACGGGCGACGGGAATATGACGAAAGGGCCTTCCGGGGGAACGAAAGCCGGGCCGATCGGTCACTGGCACGCTAGGCAGGTCCCGGCGGGAGGCCGGACAGCACACGGCCCCGGGCGTCCGTTCTCACTCGAACGGACGGCACCGGGGCCGACGTTGATCATCCAGGCGGAAGATCAGAGCTTCGTCCACGCCTCCGTGAGCGTCGCACGCAGGATCTGCTCGATCTCGTCGAACGTGTCCTGGTCGGAGATCAGCGGCGGGGCGAGCTGGACGACCGGGTCACCGCGGTCGTCGGCACGGCAGTACAGGCCGTTCTCGTAGAGCGCCTTGGAGAGGAAGCCGTACAGCACGCGCTCGGTCTCCTCCTCGCTGAAGGACTCCTTCGTCGCCTTGTCCTTGACGAGCTCGATGCCGTAGAAGAAGCCGTTGCCGCGGACGTCGCCGACGATCGGCAGGTCGTGCAGCTTCTGCAGGGTGGACAGGAACGCGGACTCGTTGTCGAGGACGTGCTGGTTGAGGCCCTCGCGCTCGAACAGGTCCAGGTTGGCCAGGCCCACGGCCGCGGAGACCGGGTGGCCGCCGAAGGTGTAGCCGTGCAGGAAGGTGTTGTCGCCCTTGTAGAACGGCTCGGCGAGGCGGTCGGAGATCACGCAGGCGCCGATCGGGGAGTAGCCCGAGGTCATGCCCTTGGCGCAGGTGATCATGTCCGGGACGTAGCCGAACTTGTCACAGGCGAACATCGTGCCCAGGCGGCCGAAGGCGCAGATGACCTCGTCCGACACGAGCAGCACGTCGTACTGGTCGCAGATCTCGCGGACCCGCTGGAAGTAGCCGGGCGGGGGCGGGAAGCAGCCGCCGGCGTTCTGCACGGGCTCCAGGAAGACCGCGGCGACGGTGTCGGGGCCCTCGAAGAGGATCTGCTGCTCGATCTGGTCGGCGGCCCAGCGGCCGAAGGCCTCCGGGTCGTCGCCGAAGATCGGGGCGCGGTAGATGTTGGTGTTCGGAACCTTGTGCGCGCCCGGCACCAGCGGCTCGAAGGGGGCCTTCAGGCCCGGCAGGCCGGTGATGGACAGGGCGCCCTGCGGGGTGCCGTGGTAGGCGACTGCGCGGGAGATGACCTTGTACTTGGTCGGCTTGCCGGTGAGCTTGAAGTACTGCTTGGCCAGCTTCCAGGCGGTCTCGACCGCCTCGCCGCCGCCAGTGGTGAAGAAGACCTTGTTCAGGTCGCCGGGGGCGTAGTCGGCGATGCGCTCGGCCAGCTCCACGGCCTTCGGGTGGGCGTAGGACCACACCGGGAAGAACGCCAGCTCCTGGGCCTGCTTGAAGGCGGTCTCGGCGAGCTCCGTGCGGCCGTGACCGGCCTGGACCACGAACAGACCCGCGAGACCGTCCAGGTAGCGCTTGCCCTTGTCGTCGTAGATGTAGGTGCCCTCGCCCCGGACGATGGTCGGGACGGGGGAGTTCTCGTACGAGGACATGCGGGTGAAGTGCATCCACAGGTGGTCGTACGCGGTGCGGCTGAGGTCCTTCTGGCTCACGGTTATCGGGTTCCCCACATATAGGTCTGCTTCTTGAGCTTGAGGTAGACGAAGCTCTCGGTGGAGCGCACGCCGGGCAGCGCCCGGATGCGTTTGTTGATGACGTCCAGCAGGTGGTCGTCGTCCTCGCAGACGATCTCGGCGAGGATGTCGAACGAGCCCGCGGTCATCACCACGTACTCGACTTCCGACATGTCAGTCAGCGCTTCCGCGATCGACTCGACATCGCCCTCGGCGTTGATACCCACCATCGCCTGCCGCCGGAAGCCCACGGTGAGCGGGTCCGTGACGGCCACGATCTGCATCACGCCCTGGTCCAGCAGCTTCTGGACGCGCTGGCGCACGGCCGCCTCGGACAGGCCCACGGCCTTGCCGATGGCGGCGTACGGACGGCGGCCGTCCTCCTGGAGCTGCTGAATGATGGCGAGGGAGACGGCGTCCAGCTGGGGGGTGCCGTTCCTGGACTCGCGGGAGTCCCTCTGGTCTGCGCTTCGACTGGCCACGAGCTCACTGTGCACGACGTCTCGACACTTCCGCAAGGCCGTATCGATGAAATTCGTTGTTTGTGTGACCCAGTCCTGCGGATTTCGCAGAAGTGGCCCCGATGGGGGTGTTGAAAACGTGGGACCGCGGATTAGGGTGGGTGTCTCAGCGATTGGACAGCTTGAACCTGATCAGGAGGCCGGCAGTGAGCACCGAGCTGCGTGGGCTGCGCACACTACGGAACTACATTGACGGCGAGTTCCGGGACGCCGCCGACGGACGGACCACCGAGGTGGTCAACCCCGCGACGGGCGAGGCGTACGCGACCGCACCGCTGTCCGGGCAGGCGGACGTCGACGCCGCCATGGCGGCCGCCGCCGCGGCCTTCCCCGGCTGGCGCGACACGACGCCCGCGGAGCGGCAGAAGGCCCTCCTGAAGATCGCGGACGCGTTCGAGGAGCGCGCCGAGGAACTGATCGCGGCCGAGGTGGAGAACACGGGCAAGCCGACCGGGCTGACCCGCTCCGAAGAGATTCCGCCGATGGTCGACCAGATCCGCTTCTTCGCGGGCGCCGCCCGC
Encoded proteins:
- a CDS encoding ABC transporter ATP-binding protein encodes the protein MLLSLEAATVRFGGRAVLDAVDLEVAEHEIVCVLGPSGSGKSTLLRAVAGLQPLDLGRVSLDGRDQGGVPAHKRGVGLMFQDHQLFPQRDVGGNVAFGLRMRGAAKGERDAQVGELLELVGLPGAARRAVAGLSGGEQQRVALARALAPRPRLLMLDEPLGQLDRSLRERLVVELRELFGRLGTTVLAVTHDQGEAFALADRVVVMRDGRIAQSGTPLEVWQRPADEFVARFLGFDNLVPATVAGAAAVTPWGKLPVPQDAPQGACSLLVRPAGVRLVAADEGLRCTVTARTFKGTHVAVHLRPEDDGPRLEAACALRAAPEVGAAVGVEFDPAEIVVLG
- a CDS encoding LAETG motif-containing sortase-dependent surface protein, yielding MSITRRSARSVRILGVASASAALVLGLAGNALACDIKEFSAEATCDGSKGVIVVTDKDGSGTPAVVTVFLENNGADAKKVGKPENIKGSKEGTTVTFAEDWKPNATYRIHVKAGNQVDADIAPNLTTPSTACKAEDSPTPTPSATPSPSKSAPAETDSPTPSASQSTSTAPAQTSSNAPSPAAGDSNLAETGANSNTGLIAGIAAALVVIGGGAVFFGMRRRGANNGR
- a CDS encoding VOC family protein, with translation MYQQMIFVNLATNDVDAAKKFFTELGYSINPQFSTDDNACVVISDTIIAMLLSKQRYADFTKKEIADSTKTSEVLICLSAESREKVDELVDKAIAAGGSATGETQDQGFMYGRAFDDLDGHTWEVVWMDPAAVQG
- a CDS encoding ABC transporter ATP-binding protein, yielding MEAPPDNDVLWARSLHHRHPDGSPALAGVSLGVREGEILAVSGPRGSGKTTLLRCLSGLVPVRHGEVWFNSVPLHSMGPVGRERLRRDRFSWIDPAPLLLPELNVWENAALPLMLRGTSRRRAKTAALEWLERLDIGDKARRRPHQLHQAERQRASIARALAPAPTVLFADEPTAPLHRADRSHVLRTLMTAARSHGITVVLATHDAETAALADRTVSLLDGRRVNTVHLPPAPDTEGRAACSLSA
- a CDS encoding aspartate aminotransferase family protein; protein product: MGNPITVSQKDLSRTAYDHLWMHFTRMSSYENSPVPTIVRGEGTYIYDDKGKRYLDGLAGLFVVQAGHGRTELAETAFKQAQELAFFPVWSYAHPKAVELAERIADYAPGDLNKVFFTTGGGEAVETAWKLAKQYFKLTGKPTKYKVISRAVAYHGTPQGALSITGLPGLKAPFEPLVPGAHKVPNTNIYRAPIFGDDPEAFGRWAADQIEQQILFEGPDTVAAVFLEPVQNAGGCFPPPPGYFQRVREICDQYDVLLVSDEVICAFGRLGTMFACDKFGYVPDMITCAKGMTSGYSPIGACVISDRLAEPFYKGDNTFLHGYTFGGHPVSAAVGLANLDLFEREGLNQHVLDNESAFLSTLQKLHDLPIVGDVRGNGFFYGIELVKDKATKESFSEEETERVLYGFLSKALYENGLYCRADDRGDPVVQLAPPLISDQDTFDEIEQILRATLTEAWTKL
- a CDS encoding Lrp/AsnC family transcriptional regulator, producing MHSELVASRSADQRDSRESRNGTPQLDAVSLAIIQQLQEDGRRPYAAIGKAVGLSEAAVRQRVQKLLDQGVMQIVAVTDPLTVGFRRQAMVGINAEGDVESIAEALTDMSEVEYVVMTAGSFDILAEIVCEDDDHLLDVINKRIRALPGVRSTESFVYLKLKKQTYMWGTR